In Candidatus Hydrogenedentota bacterium, the following proteins share a genomic window:
- a CDS encoding SIMPL domain-containing protein (The SIMPL domain is named for its presence in mouse protein SIMPL (signalling molecule that associates with mouse pelle-like kinase). Bacterial member BP26, from Brucella, was shown to assemble into a channel-like structure, while YggE from E. coli has been associated with resistance to oxidative stress.), translating to MTVQGPVVVEKIELPRVTTTGKATVYTPPTHVQFWIHRTITAEKLSLAMDEGMKVDPSVREAIALQELHPTTIETGMPTILSLPDNTVRVSTELQFSMSPYSMGENSSVKLGELCEQIRAIAAGLGGELSGPHFLTTDKAAVTQDAVQEAAKDAYPAAVGAAAALNVGVRAVDVVDVGTITWNAPPDTETTFPTVGQIACTAEVRVTYSLE from the coding sequence GTGACCGTACAGGGTCCGGTGGTCGTAGAGAAAATAGAACTGCCCCGGGTGACCACGACCGGCAAGGCCACCGTCTACACCCCACCCACCCATGTGCAATTCTGGATTCACCGGACGATCACGGCGGAGAAGCTGAGTCTGGCCATGGATGAAGGGATGAAAGTGGATCCATCGGTGCGCGAAGCGATTGCCCTCCAGGAACTGCACCCCACCACGATTGAGACCGGCATGCCGACCATCCTTTCCCTGCCGGATAACACGGTGCGCGTGTCCACGGAACTTCAATTCTCCATGAGCCCCTACTCCATGGGCGAGAATTCCTCGGTAAAGTTAGGCGAACTGTGCGAGCAGATCCGGGCGATTGCCGCCGGACTCGGCGGCGAGCTGTCGGGCCCCCACTTCCTCACGACGGACAAGGCGGCGGTCACCCAGGACGCGGTACAGGAAGCGGCGAAGGATGCTTACCCCGCCGCGGTCGGCGCCGCCGCCGCACTGAACGTGGGGGTGCGCGCGGTCGACGTGGTGGATGTGGGCACAATTACCTGGAATGCGCCGCCGGATACGGAAACCACCTTCCCCACGGTCGGCCAGATCGCCTGCACGGCGGAAGTACGGGTGACCTATTCCCTTGAATAG
- a CDS encoding NAD-dependent epimerase/dehydratase family protein → MANYLVTGGAGFIGSNLVGALVARGDAVRVVDNLVTGRRENMAYWGERVDFIEGDLCEIDVCQAAVRDMDYVLHQAAVPSVPRSVANPLLCHEANVTATVNLLVAARDAHVKRFVLAGSSSAYGNQPVVFKSEELAPHPLSPYAAAKVACEYYLQAFATCYGMETVTLRYFNVFGPCQDPDSPYSAVIPNFIRALHRGEAPVIHGDGSQARDFTFVENNVQANLLAAVAAIPARGEIYNIACGAPVTVLSLFEAIRKQMGVDLSPVFEAARVGDVHTSVASIERAQQSLGYRVTVPFAEGLSRTVAWYCERLGGS, encoded by the coding sequence ATGGCAAATTATCTGGTGACCGGGGGGGCGGGCTTTATCGGCTCCAATCTTGTAGGGGCGTTGGTCGCCCGGGGCGACGCCGTCCGCGTGGTGGACAATCTCGTTACCGGCCGTCGCGAAAACATGGCGTACTGGGGGGAGCGTGTCGATTTCATTGAAGGCGATCTTTGCGAGATCGATGTTTGCCAGGCGGCGGTTAGGGACATGGACTACGTGCTCCACCAGGCGGCGGTTCCCTCGGTGCCCCGGTCGGTGGCCAATCCGCTTCTATGTCACGAGGCCAATGTCACCGCCACCGTGAATCTGCTGGTGGCCGCGCGGGACGCGCACGTGAAGCGATTTGTGCTTGCCGGCTCCAGTTCGGCCTATGGCAATCAGCCGGTGGTCTTCAAATCGGAAGAGCTGGCGCCTCACCCCCTGTCGCCCTACGCGGCCGCGAAGGTGGCCTGCGAATATTATCTTCAGGCTTTCGCCACCTGTTACGGCATGGAAACGGTTACCCTGCGTTACTTCAACGTCTTCGGGCCGTGTCAAGATCCCGATTCGCCCTACAGCGCCGTCATCCCCAATTTCATCCGGGCGCTGCACCGGGGCGAGGCCCCGGTGATCCACGGGGACGGATCGCAGGCCCGGGATTTTACCTTTGTGGAAAACAACGTTCAGGCCAACCTGCTCGCGGCGGTGGCGGCCATACCCGCCCGCGGCGAGATATACAATATCGCCTGCGGCGCACCCGTCACGGTGCTGTCGCTATTCGAAGCAATCCGAAAGCAGATGGGGGTGGACCTGTCCCCGGTATTCGAGGCGGCGCGGGTGGGCGATGTTCACACGTCGGTGGCGAGCATTGAACGTGCGCAACAGTCCCTGGGTTACCGCGTCACCGTACCCTTCGCGGAAGGGCTGTCGCGGACTGTGGCCTGGTATTGCGAGCGCCTTGGCGGGTCCTGA
- the surE gene encoding 5'/3'-nucleotidase SurE, with amino-acid sequence MPLSIILTNDDGFDAPGLQSLAAALEPQFGERLYIVAPDRCYSGGSQQVTMSTPIQVENRGPRRWAVGGSPADCARIALTCLAPDCSILVSGINQGGNLGHDIFLSGTVGAAREAALLGASAIAVSHYLRPGIALDWPRAARWSAAVLKEIMAGPLAGQELWNINLPHHEPGELPMPPVVKCIPCPKPLPIAYTVVDGVYHYDGHRYHERACDPGTDVAACFGGSIALSRLDALPR; translated from the coding sequence TGCCCCTTTCGATCATCCTCACCAACGACGATGGCTTTGACGCCCCCGGTCTTCAATCCCTTGCCGCCGCATTGGAGCCCCAGTTCGGCGAGCGGCTCTATATCGTCGCGCCGGATCGATGCTATTCAGGCGGGAGCCAGCAGGTCACCATGTCAACCCCCATCCAGGTGGAAAACCGCGGCCCCCGGCGATGGGCTGTTGGTGGCTCCCCCGCCGATTGCGCGCGTATCGCCCTCACCTGCCTGGCACCGGATTGCTCCATTTTGGTCTCCGGGATCAATCAGGGTGGCAACCTGGGTCACGATATCTTTCTCTCGGGCACCGTGGGCGCCGCGAGAGAAGCCGCGCTCCTTGGCGCCAGCGCCATCGCGGTCTCCCATTACCTGCGCCCCGGAATCGCCCTGGATTGGCCGCGCGCCGCCCGCTGGTCAGCGGCGGTCCTGAAGGAAATCATGGCCGGACCGCTGGCGGGTCAAGAGCTCTGGAACATCAACCTCCCCCACCACGAGCCCGGCGAATTACCCATGCCGCCCGTGGTGAAGTGCATCCCCTGCCCCAAACCGCTGCCCATCGCCTACACGGTTGTGGATGGGGTCTACCACTACGATGGACACCGCTACCACGAACGCGCTTGTGACCCCGGCACCGATGTGGCGGCTTGCTTCGGCGGTTCCATCGCCCTGTCACGCCTGGACGCGCTACCCCGCTGA
- a CDS encoding MBOAT family protein: MVFSSHLFLFYFLPAALLLYYGLPKWTRHFFLTVMSYIFYGWANPSFVFLMLLSTLIDYCCGLLLGRDPIEPGGPRTRRQLAALLVSVTSNLSLLAFFKYFNFGVDSYNQLIAAMGWESAQWDTLLRITLPLGISFYTFQSMSYAIDVYRGEAKPVRNFITFACYVSMYPQLVAGPIVRFREVALQLETRTHTLEKFGRGTAFFALGLAKKVILANPCGNIADQVFDAGSRSALDAWYGLAAYSFQIYFDFSAYSDMAIALGLMLGFVFPKNFDSPYRARSITEFWRRWHISLSTFLRDYLYIALGGNRRGTARTYANLMLVMLIGGLWHGASWNFVVWGGIHGGMLAAERALGNRSPLRRLPAGVGMAITFAIASLAWVFFRAATLPEALVYLANLSGPGTVQPGAALLSGIVYQPYYLISMALAAGITWSAPQTWDFTRHLTWPKTLWCAVLLLVSVALLMTQSYNPFIYFIF, encoded by the coding sequence ATGGTCTTCAGCTCCCACCTGTTCCTCTTCTACTTCCTTCCCGCCGCGCTGCTCCTCTACTACGGGCTCCCGAAGTGGACGCGCCATTTTTTCCTGACTGTCATGAGCTATATCTTCTACGGCTGGGCCAATCCGTCCTTCGTGTTCCTCATGCTGCTATCGACGCTCATCGACTACTGCTGCGGACTCCTCCTCGGGCGAGATCCCATTGAGCCGGGCGGACCGAGGACGCGACGGCAGTTGGCGGCCCTGCTGGTCTCCGTGACCAGCAATTTATCCCTCCTGGCTTTCTTCAAGTATTTCAATTTCGGCGTGGACAGCTACAATCAGCTCATCGCGGCTATGGGCTGGGAAAGCGCGCAATGGGATACGCTCCTGCGCATCACGCTGCCGCTGGGCATCAGTTTCTATACATTTCAGTCCATGAGCTATGCCATTGACGTGTACCGCGGCGAAGCGAAACCGGTGCGCAACTTCATCACCTTCGCCTGCTACGTTTCCATGTATCCCCAGCTCGTCGCGGGCCCCATCGTGCGTTTCCGTGAGGTGGCCCTCCAACTGGAAACCCGTACCCACACGCTGGAAAAGTTCGGGCGGGGCACGGCCTTCTTCGCACTCGGCCTGGCAAAGAAAGTCATCCTGGCCAATCCCTGCGGCAACATCGCCGATCAGGTCTTCGACGCCGGGAGCCGAAGCGCGCTCGACGCCTGGTACGGGCTCGCCGCCTATTCCTTCCAGATCTATTTCGACTTCAGCGCCTATTCCGACATGGCCATCGCCCTCGGGCTCATGCTGGGCTTTGTGTTTCCCAAGAACTTCGACTCGCCCTACCGCGCCCGCTCCATCACGGAATTCTGGCGCCGCTGGCACATTTCCCTCTCCACCTTTCTCCGCGACTACCTCTATATCGCCCTCGGCGGCAACCGACGCGGCACCGCACGCACCTACGCCAATCTCATGCTCGTCATGCTGATCGGCGGTCTCTGGCACGGCGCATCCTGGAACTTCGTCGTCTGGGGCGGCATCCACGGTGGAATGCTGGCGGCCGAGCGCGCGCTCGGAAACCGGAGCCCCCTGCGGCGCCTTCCCGCGGGCGTCGGTATGGCCATTACCTTTGCCATTGCCTCCCTCGCCTGGGTTTTCTTTCGCGCCGCAACCCTGCCGGAGGCGCTGGTCTACCTCGCTAATCTGTCGGGACCAGGCACCGTGCAGCCGGGGGCGGCCCTGCTATCGGGAATTGTTTATCAGCCTTATTACCTGATCAGCATGGCCCTGGCCGCGGGCATCACCTGGTCCGCGCCCCAAACCTGGGACTTCACCCGCCACCTCACCTGGCCCAAGACGCTGTGGTGCGCCGTGCTGCTGTTGGTGTCCGTAGCCCTGCTGATGACGCAGAGTTACAATCCGTTTATTTACTTTATCTTTTGA